A region of Pirellulaceae bacterium DNA encodes the following proteins:
- a CDS encoding sialate O-acetylesterase, producing MNTCLLHIRTTILTVLLGIIPFQSISAEVALPTIIGDHMVLQRDMKAPIWGWADPQESIVVTIGDQTHSTTANADGHWMVKLDPLKVGDPLTMTVAGKNRIEVKDILVGEVWVCSGQSNMQWSVNQSWNADLETASANRPEIRLITVGTPGMQVPLQEFAGKWQLCTPQTVANFSAVGYFFGRQLQDVLNVPIGLIDNAWGGSSCEAWVRRELLKDNEVYAPLLSRWKKTEAQPELRESYQNYEAARLAWRDQAIAAKKSGQLAPPQPARPNNQMVTNHRPGNLFNGRLKPVMPFAIRGAIWYQGEANASRAYQYRELFPLMIHNWRSDWGQGDFPFYWVQLADYKDEKQTPSNSDWAELREAQTMTEDKLPNTGQAVIIDIGEGSDIHPRNKLEVARRLARLALVNDYGMKFASDSPRYKSMQAKDGKIELTFDRVGKGLRTVDKRDAIGFAISDSPGHWHWAKAKIEGKDKIAVWNDEIKEPVAVRYAWSDNPICNVYSQDGLPLTPFRTDDWKGITADNR from the coding sequence ATGAACACCTGTCTGCTTCATATTCGGACCACAATTCTGACAGTATTACTCGGGATAATCCCGTTTCAATCAATATCCGCGGAAGTGGCCCTGCCAACGATTATCGGCGACCACATGGTGTTGCAGCGCGACATGAAAGCCCCCATTTGGGGATGGGCCGACCCCCAAGAATCGATCGTTGTCACCATTGGTGATCAAACGCATTCAACAACTGCAAACGCGGATGGACATTGGATGGTCAAACTCGATCCTCTCAAGGTGGGGGATCCTCTGACCATGACGGTTGCGGGAAAAAACAGGATCGAGGTGAAAGACATTCTCGTCGGCGAAGTCTGGGTCTGTTCGGGCCAATCGAATATGCAATGGTCGGTAAACCAATCCTGGAATGCCGATCTAGAAACCGCATCAGCCAATCGGCCTGAAATCCGATTGATCACCGTTGGCACACCTGGAATGCAAGTTCCCCTGCAGGAATTTGCTGGAAAGTGGCAATTGTGCACTCCCCAAACTGTCGCCAACTTCTCGGCGGTCGGCTATTTCTTTGGCCGACAACTGCAGGATGTGCTCAACGTACCGATCGGCTTGATCGACAATGCCTGGGGCGGATCTTCGTGTGAAGCCTGGGTACGACGAGAGCTATTGAAGGACAATGAAGTCTATGCACCCCTATTGAGTCGCTGGAAAAAAACAGAGGCCCAACCAGAACTCCGAGAGTCGTATCAAAACTATGAAGCAGCCCGATTGGCATGGCGAGACCAGGCTATCGCAGCCAAAAAATCAGGCCAGTTAGCGCCGCCACAACCGGCAAGACCTAACAACCAAATGGTCACAAATCATCGTCCCGGCAACCTTTTTAACGGCCGCTTGAAACCTGTCATGCCATTCGCGATTCGAGGGGCAATTTGGTATCAGGGCGAAGCGAATGCGTCTCGGGCTTACCAATATCGAGAGCTGTTTCCTCTGATGATTCACAATTGGCGAAGCGATTGGGGACAGGGAGATTTTCCGTTCTATTGGGTTCAATTGGCGGACTACAAGGATGAAAAACAAACGCCATCCAATAGCGATTGGGCAGAGCTACGCGAAGCCCAGACGATGACGGAAGACAAACTTCCCAATACTGGCCAAGCCGTGATTATCGACATCGGCGAAGGATCCGACATTCATCCACGGAACAAGCTGGAAGTTGCGAGGCGACTAGCACGACTGGCTCTCGTCAATGATTACGGAATGAAGTTTGCCAGCGACAGCCCGCGTTACAAGTCGATGCAAGCCAAAGACGGAAAAATTGAATTGACATTCGACCGAGTTGGCAAAGGCTTGCGAACTGTCGACAAACGTGACGCCATCGGATTTGCGATTTCCGATAGCCCAGGACATTGGCACTGGGCTAAGGCCAAGATCGAAGGGAAAGACAAGATCGCGGTCTGGAACGATGAAATCAAAGAGCCGGTTGCCGTTCGATACGCATGGTCAGACAACCCAATTTGTAACGTCTACAGTCAAGACGGTTTACCACTCACACCATTCCGCACGGACGACTGGAAAGGCATCACCGCGGACAATCGATAA
- a CDS encoding sigma-70 family RNA polymerase sigma factor: MSDANQADAMLVERIRAGDTEAWGELINRYEGRLLAFSESRLRKRDVSEDIVQEAFIGFLNSLPNYDGKRPLESYLFTICAYKLTDHLRREGRRPTVSLSSTASASGGDWQIPGRSRPASSIARSGERQRIEENSLMEALTEQIEHWCRRDDWTKIKCMELLFVRGRGNKEVATSLQITEQQVANYKFDFLARLRNRLRTQGLPQEIFPELYE, translated from the coding sequence ATGTCTGATGCGAATCAAGCCGACGCGATGCTGGTAGAACGGATTCGTGCCGGTGACACGGAAGCTTGGGGCGAACTGATCAATCGTTACGAAGGGCGTCTGTTGGCTTTTTCGGAAAGTCGCTTGAGGAAAAGGGACGTCAGCGAAGACATTGTTCAGGAGGCCTTTATCGGTTTTCTTAACAGTTTGCCGAACTACGATGGCAAACGGCCACTGGAGAGTTATCTCTTCACGATCTGTGCTTACAAGCTGACGGATCATCTCCGGCGAGAAGGTCGTCGGCCAACAGTCTCCTTGTCAAGCACGGCGAGTGCGAGTGGTGGTGACTGGCAGATTCCCGGCCGATCTCGCCCCGCCAGTAGTATCGCGCGCAGTGGCGAGCGACAACGGATCGAAGAGAACTCCTTGATGGAAGCATTGACCGAGCAAATTGAGCATTGGTGTCGACGCGACGATTGGACGAAGATCAAGTGCATGGAGCTGTTATTCGTTCGTGGTCGTGGTAACAAAGAGGTTGCAACGTCACTTCAGATTACCGAGCAGCAAGTCGCGAATTACAAGTTTGATTTTTTGGCCCGTCTGCGAAATCGGTTGCGAACGCAAGGCTTGCCTCAAGAGATCTTTCCGGAACTCTATGAGTGA
- a CDS encoding FHA domain-containing protein yields the protein MTRRQPRPRFMMWVDGVGGYLVCMSDEIVIGQAIDQPGADLPIIGDISRRHAVIQRQGESYLIRAEASTRVAGREVTEVRTLTDGDEIEFGASFRVRFRQPHPLSATSRLDFLSGHRSQPASDGMLLMANSCILGPGPNSHVVCRAWSEDLVLVRQGQQLRCHGRQMLEIDGQEVGRKGEITLDSRITGEDFCLSLERFD from the coding sequence ATGACACGAAGGCAGCCAAGGCCTCGATTTATGATGTGGGTCGACGGAGTCGGCGGGTATCTCGTCTGCATGTCGGATGAGATTGTCATTGGCCAAGCGATTGATCAGCCAGGTGCTGACCTACCAATCATTGGTGATATCTCGCGTCGACACGCAGTGATCCAGCGGCAAGGTGAAAGTTATTTGATTCGAGCTGAGGCCTCCACGCGAGTGGCAGGTCGAGAAGTCACGGAGGTTCGGACGTTGACTGACGGAGACGAAATTGAATTCGGTGCCAGCTTTCGAGTTCGTTTCCGACAACCTCATCCGTTGAGTGCAACGAGTCGTTTAGATTTTCTCAGTGGACATCGAAGCCAACCGGCGTCCGATGGCATGCTATTGATGGCCAATTCGTGCATTCTCGGACCTGGTCCAAACAGTCACGTGGTCTGTCGTGCTTGGAGTGAGGATTTGGTGCTCGTTCGACAGGGGCAACAATTGCGTTGTCACGGTCGACAGATGCTTGAAATTGATGGACAGGAAGTGGGGCGAAAAGGTGAAATCACGCTCGATTCTCGCATAACCGGTGAGGATTTTTGTCTGAGTCTCGAGCGATTCGACTAG
- a CDS encoding PfkB family carbohydrate kinase has protein sequence MGGHFLQSLGGKGANQAVAAARLGNHEVFLVGAVGDDDFGQAAQNRFRQESIQLAHLSVVPSASTGVAVIIVDQAGENCISVASGANLEISAEIIERLPDQLFQEATVCLACLESPLEAVAAFLRRGHDCGAITMLNPAPVPVDGSERLRSCLPLVDMVTPNQMEARPLVEGVAADSIQSARAILELGCKRSSLLRVPRVVGLRPTRNSFDSRPCGASGRYHGRRGCLQRRACGLTGQW, from the coding sequence TTGGGGGGGCACTTCTTGCAGTCGTTGGGCGGCAAGGGTGCCAATCAGGCTGTAGCTGCTGCTCGACTTGGAAATCACGAAGTGTTTTTGGTCGGAGCCGTCGGCGACGACGATTTTGGACAGGCGGCCCAAAATAGGTTCCGACAGGAATCGATTCAGTTGGCCCACTTGAGCGTCGTTCCATCTGCCAGCACAGGAGTTGCTGTGATCATCGTGGACCAGGCTGGTGAAAACTGCATTAGCGTTGCTTCGGGGGCAAATCTGGAAATATCAGCCGAAATCATTGAACGCCTCCCAGATCAACTGTTCCAGGAGGCAACGGTCTGTCTCGCGTGTTTAGAGTCTCCGCTTGAGGCTGTGGCTGCTTTTCTGAGACGTGGCCATGATTGCGGTGCTATCACCATGCTCAATCCGGCGCCCGTCCCAGTCGATGGGTCTGAACGACTGCGCTCTTGTTTACCCCTTGTCGATATGGTGACTCCCAATCAGATGGAAGCGAGGCCGCTCGTGGAGGGTGTGGCTGCTGATTCCATTCAAAGTGCGAGAGCCATTTTGGAATTGGGGTGCAAGCGGTCGTCGTTACTCAGGGTGCCGCGGGTTGTTGGCTTGCGACCAACTCGAAACAGTTTCGATTCCCGGCCATGTGGTGCCAGTGGTCGATACCACGGCCGCCGGGGATGCCTTCAACGGCGCGCTTGCGGTTTGACTGGCCAGTGGTGA
- a CDS encoding serine/threonine-protein kinase, with protein MRTGRDELDGGNDLVNQPMENPASMLKRDGDGPSMRDRRPLKFAYASGSQPLEGYTIKRGIGVGGFGDVYYATSDAGKEVALKRIQRNLDVELRGVKQCLNLKHSNLVALFDIRYDAQDQAWVVMEYVSGESLGEVIERNPNGMPVDEIQKWFRGIADGVGYLHDHGIVHRDLKPGNIFIDQTTVKIGDYGLSKFISCSRRSGQTESVGTFHYMAPEIGLGRYGKEIDVYALGVLLYEMLTGRVPFEGESSQEIIMKHLTAEPNLQCLEPQQRKLVGKALSKDPAKRYQSVKQMCVELERGLGKVAASGDGVRAPLQDQPCIVAEHVADDPSADRASESAFPEEPIGKFVRGRLQGWKQKLQEFESNSPLFILGVVGVVLLLVLSGVVPLLFALAVAYCVYYLFWFLMVSLTRGKQKPTSPLMDQSVDQARQSPTRPVISPQRRRRRRVITKQFVDERYRDRLRQKGLLVRASELSGSMLMAVVVCVVLSLLMMVIGSRNIDASFYRWGPLYVWQCLTSIVGAWSVLFLAKFWESGNGDHALRRFSMLSVGLFVGLFAAGLAGFLILEPHYLGSWEGLRDAIGAEFPSLYDATGSPRLLAYLGYFGILFLMLRWWVNADPLRGSRLSVFTIFFTMVAALLLYAVLPIPRGCMVAVTIVVAVQFSAPWLNNRQRKQLHEELVKSSET; from the coding sequence ATGAGAACAGGACGAGACGAGTTAGACGGGGGTAACGATCTCGTGAATCAACCGATGGAAAATCCTGCAAGCATGCTGAAACGAGATGGCGACGGCCCTTCAATGAGGGATCGTCGACCGTTGAAGTTTGCATACGCTAGTGGGTCACAGCCGCTGGAAGGCTACACGATAAAACGCGGTATCGGAGTTGGCGGATTCGGGGATGTGTATTACGCCACGAGTGATGCGGGCAAAGAAGTAGCCCTGAAACGGATTCAGCGTAATTTGGATGTCGAATTGCGTGGCGTGAAGCAGTGTCTCAATTTGAAGCATTCTAATCTGGTCGCTCTATTCGATATTCGCTACGACGCTCAGGATCAAGCTTGGGTTGTAATGGAATATGTGTCGGGAGAGAGTCTTGGCGAGGTAATCGAGCGGAACCCGAACGGGATGCCTGTTGATGAAATACAGAAATGGTTTCGGGGCATTGCCGATGGCGTTGGCTATTTGCATGATCATGGGATTGTGCATCGTGATCTAAAGCCGGGAAACATTTTTATTGACCAAACGACCGTCAAGATCGGCGACTATGGTCTTTCTAAGTTTATCTCCTGCAGTCGTCGCAGTGGCCAGACGGAGAGTGTGGGTACCTTCCATTACATGGCACCAGAGATTGGACTTGGTAGATATGGTAAAGAAATCGATGTCTACGCTCTCGGAGTCTTGCTCTATGAAATGTTGACGGGTCGCGTTCCGTTTGAAGGTGAAAGCAGTCAAGAGATCATCATGAAGCATCTTACGGCGGAGCCTAACTTGCAATGTTTGGAACCGCAGCAGCGAAAGCTCGTTGGCAAGGCGCTTTCCAAAGACCCCGCCAAACGCTACCAATCAGTGAAGCAAATGTGCGTTGAACTCGAGAGGGGATTGGGAAAGGTGGCAGCATCGGGCGACGGGGTGCGAGCTCCGCTGCAAGATCAGCCCTGCATCGTCGCAGAACATGTAGCCGATGATCCGTCAGCTGATCGAGCTTCGGAGTCAGCCTTTCCCGAAGAGCCCATTGGCAAGTTTGTCAGAGGACGACTGCAAGGTTGGAAACAAAAATTGCAGGAGTTCGAAAGCAATTCGCCACTTTTCATCCTGGGGGTTGTCGGGGTTGTTTTGCTTCTGGTCTTGAGCGGTGTGGTGCCCTTATTGTTCGCGTTGGCTGTGGCCTACTGCGTCTACTATTTGTTCTGGTTTCTGATGGTTTCCTTGACAAGAGGAAAACAAAAGCCGACGAGTCCGCTAATGGATCAATCAGTCGATCAAGCTCGCCAAAGCCCCACCCGTCCTGTCATCAGCCCTCAACGGCGTAGGCGTAGGCGCGTTATTACGAAACAATTCGTCGACGAACGATATCGAGATCGACTGCGGCAAAAAGGTCTTCTGGTCCGCGCCTCGGAATTGTCAGGATCCATGCTGATGGCCGTGGTTGTCTGTGTTGTGTTGAGCCTATTGATGATGGTGATTGGCAGTCGAAATATCGATGCGAGTTTTTACCGTTGGGGTCCGTTGTACGTCTGGCAGTGTCTCACCAGTATTGTTGGGGCTTGGAGTGTTTTGTTCCTTGCAAAGTTCTGGGAAAGCGGAAACGGCGATCATGCACTTCGACGATTCAGCATGCTTTCCGTCGGTTTGTTTGTCGGTTTGTTTGCAGCCGGGCTGGCTGGATTCCTGATTTTGGAGCCCCATTACCTGGGTTCTTGGGAGGGTCTGCGCGATGCGATTGGTGCTGAGTTTCCATCCCTGTATGATGCAACGGGCAGTCCCCGATTGCTCGCTTACTTAGGATACTTTGGTATCTTGTTCCTAATGCTTCGCTGGTGGGTCAACGCCGATCCATTACGGGGATCTCGACTCAGTGTTTTTACGATCTTTTTCACGATGGTAGCTGCTTTGTTGCTTTATGCCGTCCTGCCAATCCCCAGGGGCTGCATGGTTGCGGTGACGATCGTGGTCGCCGTTCAATTTTCGGCGCCTTGGCTGAACAACCGACAAAGAAAACAGTTGCACGAGGAATTGGTCAAAAGCAGCGAGACATAG
- the pgsW gene encoding poly-gamma-glutamate system protein, which translates to MKSVYWKPQKISRSVLLSVGVLSILGWTLVELCPNPDPHEITKHLAVIRAKELMGVIKQERLRRNIPIHASFDVSRSGLVGSPMTMITSRPANLQSKQTSVNLNFAAVVVDMLSRAGVAAGDTVAVGWSGSFPAFNLAVCAAIEAMELRPVIIASGTSSQYGANDPDFMWVDMETTLFRQANLEFASAAVSIGGGADRGLGMSAESIAMVKTAILRNQLPVLESANRKQAIDRRMELYQHLADGHRIAAYINVGGGVASSGGEKGKHLFKAGLNRQVARQALKVDSVMSRFATNDCPIIHLVEARELAARFALPIGPTSISTVGAGRAFSSTTYNRWLAAGVLCVIVFTLRSYLLSPLGHWVHAWLKSLWTSGQPRLRVVGEKLVDQKVDLQTEPQLMA; encoded by the coding sequence ATGAAGAGCGTTTATTGGAAGCCGCAAAAGATCTCACGAAGCGTGTTGTTGAGCGTGGGCGTCCTGTCAATTCTGGGTTGGACTTTGGTCGAACTCTGTCCTAATCCAGATCCGCATGAAATAACGAAGCATCTGGCCGTCATTCGAGCGAAAGAGCTGATGGGAGTGATCAAGCAGGAGCGGTTGAGACGCAATATTCCAATTCACGCATCATTCGACGTGAGCCGAAGTGGGCTAGTCGGTAGCCCGATGACGATGATCACCAGTCGTCCAGCGAACTTGCAATCCAAGCAAACTTCGGTGAATCTAAATTTTGCCGCCGTGGTGGTGGACATGTTGAGTCGAGCCGGTGTGGCAGCGGGGGATACGGTGGCCGTTGGGTGGTCCGGATCCTTTCCTGCCTTCAATCTGGCGGTTTGTGCTGCCATTGAAGCGATGGAACTACGTCCTGTGATCATTGCCAGCGGGACGTCTTCTCAGTATGGGGCAAACGATCCGGATTTTATGTGGGTCGATATGGAAACGACCCTGTTCCGTCAAGCGAATCTCGAATTTGCTTCGGCGGCCGTCTCCATCGGTGGCGGAGCTGATCGAGGTCTGGGGATGTCGGCCGAGTCGATCGCGATGGTGAAAACGGCCATCCTCCGCAACCAACTCCCCGTGTTGGAATCTGCGAATCGAAAGCAGGCGATCGATCGTAGAATGGAGCTCTATCAGCATTTGGCTGATGGGCATCGGATTGCCGCATACATTAACGTGGGAGGCGGCGTTGCTTCAAGCGGTGGTGAAAAAGGCAAGCATTTGTTTAAGGCCGGTTTGAATCGACAAGTTGCGCGACAAGCGTTGAAGGTCGATTCGGTGATGTCTCGTTTCGCCACGAACGATTGTCCCATAATACATTTAGTTGAGGCTCGTGAGCTGGCAGCTCGGTTTGCCCTGCCTATCGGACCCACCTCGATTTCGACAGTCGGTGCGGGTCGTGCCTTCTCGAGTACAACTTACAATCGCTGGCTTGCCGCGGGTGTGCTGTGCGTAATTGTGTTTACGCTGCGCAGCTATCTGCTCTCACCGCTGGGGCATTGGGTGCATGCCTGGCTCAAGTCATTGTGGACCAGCGGTCAGCCTCGTTTGCGAGTGGTGGGTGAGAAGCTTGTCGATCAGAAGGTCGATCTTCAGACGGAACCCCAATTGATGGCCTGA
- the pgsC gene encoding poly-gamma-glutamate biosynthesis protein PgsC — protein MDTLTVSIAIGLIVSLLFTEMFGLSAGGMIVPGYLALQLHQPIAVLVTLLTAGLTFVVVKLFSRYAIVYGRRRIVMMILVGFLIGSAIRGLPLLVVGSLCDQGWINDCFCVIGFIIPGLIALWMDRQGWVETLSPLLTSSVVVRLVLILMGMEIMV, from the coding sequence ATGGATACGCTTACTGTTTCGATTGCGATTGGATTGATTGTTAGCCTGCTGTTTACCGAAATGTTCGGCTTGTCGGCGGGGGGCATGATTGTGCCTGGTTATCTGGCATTACAGCTTCATCAACCAATCGCCGTATTGGTGACTTTGCTGACCGCTGGTCTGACTTTTGTTGTTGTGAAATTGTTTTCACGGTACGCGATCGTCTACGGACGTCGCCGCATTGTGATGATGATCTTGGTGGGATTTCTGATCGGATCTGCAATACGCGGACTGCCTCTGTTAGTTGTCGGATCGCTCTGCGATCAGGGTTGGATTAACGACTGCTTTTGCGTGATCGGATTTATTATTCCTGGATTGATTGCACTTTGGATGGATCGACAAGGTTGGGTTGAGACGTTGTCACCCCTGTTGACCTCTTCGGTCGTTGTTCGATTGGTACTAATTCTGATGGGAATGGAGATCATGGTATGA
- the pgsB gene encoding poly-gamma-glutamate synthase PgsB — protein sequence MDGSMLVAAGTAVIGSMGIMESVMHGRFLRKIPIRIHVNGTRGKSGVTRLIAAGLRAGGIRTCAKTTGTLPRMIFPDGSEYPVFRSARANVIEQLRIVRAAARAEADALVIECMALQPALQSLCELKIIQATHGVITNARADHLDVMGPTVDDVARSLAGTIPVGAKMYTAEQRHLSVFRQVAADRRCKVVEVDDDDVAQVTWDELEQFPYIEHPDNVALALRVCRDLGVDRQAALVGMWEAQPDPGVMTVYRAQDGGSPITFINGFAANDPESTGKIWEMVLARFGGRCRHIAVVNCRSDRPDRSRQLAEACLNWTPAHHYLVVGSATELFAKRAVELGLSKQQMTCVENTKRPQLIQSLRRVTGANALVMGMGNISGPGMDLVQHYRAQTVMTPSNQPVLRKVA from the coding sequence ATGGATGGATCAATGCTTGTTGCGGCAGGAACGGCCGTAATCGGTTCAATGGGAATCATGGAGTCGGTCATGCATGGCCGGTTCCTGCGGAAAATTCCCATACGAATTCACGTTAATGGGACACGGGGTAAATCGGGCGTCACTCGTCTGATTGCCGCCGGATTGCGAGCTGGAGGGATTCGCACTTGCGCGAAGACGACGGGTACTCTGCCCCGGATGATTTTTCCGGATGGGAGTGAGTACCCCGTCTTTCGCTCTGCTCGGGCGAACGTGATCGAACAGCTACGTATTGTTCGTGCTGCAGCTCGAGCCGAAGCGGATGCACTCGTGATCGAATGCATGGCGTTGCAACCTGCTTTGCAATCTCTTTGCGAATTGAAAATTATTCAGGCCACGCACGGTGTTATTACAAACGCGCGAGCGGATCATCTCGATGTCATGGGACCGACGGTCGATGATGTTGCTCGATCTCTGGCTGGGACCATACCTGTTGGCGCCAAGATGTACACGGCAGAGCAGCGCCATCTTTCCGTATTCCGCCAGGTGGCGGCAGATCGCCGATGCAAAGTGGTGGAGGTCGACGATGACGATGTGGCACAGGTCACTTGGGATGAATTAGAACAGTTTCCATACATCGAGCATCCGGACAACGTTGCTTTGGCCTTGCGCGTTTGTCGGGACTTGGGGGTCGATCGACAGGCTGCCCTGGTGGGCATGTGGGAGGCGCAGCCTGACCCGGGCGTGATGACCGTGTACCGAGCTCAGGACGGTGGATCTCCCATTACGTTTATTAACGGATTTGCGGCGAATGATCCCGAGTCAACGGGCAAGATCTGGGAAATGGTGTTAGCGCGGTTCGGCGGGCGGTGCCGTCACATCGCGGTCGTTAATTGCCGTTCTGATCGACCCGATCGCTCTCGTCAGTTGGCAGAAGCTTGCTTGAATTGGACGCCAGCACATCACTATCTGGTGGTTGGATCCGCGACGGAACTGTTTGCAAAGCGAGCCGTGGAACTCGGCTTGAGTAAACAGCAGATGACTTGTGTCGAGAACACAAAGCGACCGCAATTAATCCAATCGCTTCGTCGGGTCACCGGCGCTAACGCCCTGGTGATGGGGATGGGAAATATTTCCGGGCCTGGAATGGATCTTGTGCAACATTACCGAGCCCAGACGGTAATGACTCCCTCGAATCAACCCGTTCTGCGGAAGGTGGCCTGA
- a CDS encoding alpha/beta hydrolase, with translation MIRSLLLVSLLVVCRLSQVVAEEPVSINAPKGYSSRAAVMAAVAIGSLKLVKNDEPLPEGVQEQTDIEYGNVDGHSLLLDLYRPQESSQPTPGLIFIHGGAWSGGERTVYRYYTTRFAERGFAAATITYRLSGQANFPAAVHDAKCAVRWMRAHAEKYNIDPDRIAVIGGSAGGHLAMMVGYTENGEMEGNGGHQGVSSRVGAVVNFYGPVDLTTEEGKGAGAVRDFLGGPFDEMPLQYKAASPISHLDKDDPPTLIVHGTLDQTVSIQQADLLADKLKQVSVDHSYERLEGWPHTLDAAESVNNYCQQVMLAFFQKQLKAAAE, from the coding sequence ATGATTCGTTCGTTGCTGCTGGTTAGTTTGCTCGTCGTATGCAGATTGTCCCAGGTCGTTGCTGAGGAGCCGGTGTCGATTAATGCTCCCAAAGGTTATTCGTCTCGGGCGGCTGTTATGGCTGCTGTTGCAATCGGTTCACTCAAATTGGTTAAGAATGATGAGCCATTGCCGGAGGGAGTGCAGGAGCAAACGGATATCGAGTATGGAAATGTCGACGGACATTCATTGCTTTTGGATCTGTATCGACCTCAGGAATCCAGTCAACCGACTCCTGGACTGATTTTCATCCATGGCGGAGCCTGGTCAGGGGGCGAACGGACGGTGTACCGCTACTACACCACCCGGTTTGCTGAGCGCGGTTTTGCAGCGGCGACGATCACCTACCGATTGTCAGGTCAAGCCAACTTTCCAGCGGCCGTACATGATGCAAAATGTGCCGTGCGATGGATGAGAGCCCATGCTGAGAAATACAACATTGATCCGGACCGTATTGCCGTGATCGGCGGTTCGGCGGGCGGGCATCTTGCCATGATGGTTGGCTATACCGAAAACGGAGAAATGGAGGGCAATGGAGGTCATCAAGGAGTGAGCAGTCGCGTTGGAGCGGTCGTTAATTTCTATGGCCCGGTCGATCTGACAACCGAAGAGGGGAAAGGTGCCGGAGCAGTGCGCGATTTCTTGGGTGGACCGTTTGATGAGATGCCGCTTCAGTACAAGGCCGCTTCACCCATCTCTCATTTGGACAAGGATGATCCGCCCACTCTCATTGTGCATGGTACGCTGGATCAAACCGTTTCTATTCAGCAGGCTGATTTGCTAGCCGATAAGCTCAAGCAAGTGTCGGTTGATCATTCGTATGAGCGACTGGAAGGTTGGCCCCATACGCTTGACGCAGCTGAATCGGTCAATAACTATTGCCAGCAGGTGATGTTGGCCTTCTTTCAGAAACAGTTGAAAGCGGCTGCCGAATAG